The Engraulis encrasicolus isolate BLACKSEA-1 chromosome 4, IST_EnEncr_1.0, whole genome shotgun sequence genome includes a window with the following:
- the LOC134447068 gene encoding uncharacterized protein LOC134447068 yields the protein MPSRSSRRRASRQRRWSLWCFAGADVKETVDMGTQTEFPTVEVATQADGPETAEATTQAGWVTAEASTQAACGTAEAGIQAVRVMAEAGCQSVWATSEASVQAVAVIAEADTQVDSTDATPLLDAELPGASVQRTTSAVPDSDWTVQHMYQTTAFEYSEFFRNGQMWVEVKLRCEERREGPYLRQYWYLINNCSQETAEGFLPYANGELLTCIEWYCGSITAVYSHIHTQMTTVMDIGGLLYGETSTSCRGLSMDAAGTWTRLERIDTLRMPLDQFFTPQPDPDDDSAGLLEIDWYPGDDSPGPDPDADGFGADGDNAGFDNAADADAGFDAADDDTGFDAADDDAGFDAADDDAGFDAADDDAGFDAADDDAGFDAADDGAADDDAADDDAGFDVADDDAGFDAADDNAGFDAADDDARFDTADDDTGFDAADDAVGFDAADDDARFDAADDDAGFDAADDTVGFDTGFNAAADATADNSTAPGFDDAAGCSGALSAAASIASQVPSVYYLFQSTGLGDFPLRLAGLRDAFAVLLEQPETANFIAVTGSMLLKNLAALNGKDAGATQQAFDEVVAFAQTQTPTITTELLEVGSKMM from the exons ATGCCATCACGGAGCAGCAGGCGCCGAGCCTCGCGGCAGAGGAGATGGTCTCTCTGGTGTTTTGCAGGTGCTGATGTGAAGGAGACCGTGGACATGGGGACGCAGACGGAGTTCCCGACCGTGGAGGTGGCCACCCAGGCGGACGGACCCGAGACGGCAGAGGCGACCACTCAGGCAGGTTGGGTGACAGCCGAGGCCAGCACTCAGGCTGCTTGTGGAACGGCTGAGGCCGGGATACAGGCAGTGAGAGTAATGGCCGAAGCTGGATGTCAATCTGTCTGGGCAACCAGCGAGGCCTCTGTCCAGGCGGTTGCGGTAATTGCTGAGGCTGACACCCAGGTGGACTCGACGGACG CGACCCCTTTGCTTGATGCTGAGCTGCCAGGAG CATCTGTCCAGAGGACAACTAGTGCTGTTCCAG ACTCCGACTGGACAGTCCAGCACATGTACCAGACGACAGCCTTTGAGTATTCAGAGTTCTTCCGCAACGGCCAGATG TGGGTGGAGGTGAAGCTCAGGTGTGAGGAGAGGCGTGAGGGCCCGTACCTCAGGCAGTACTGGTACCTCATCAACAACTGTTCCCAAGAGACAGCAGAG GGATTCCTGCCCTACGCTAACGGAGAGCTGCTCACTTGCATTGAG TGGTACTGTGGGAGCATCACTGCGGTgtactcacacatccacacacagatgaccacagTTATGGACATAGGAGGACTCCTG TACGGCGAGACATCGACCAGCTGCAGGGGTCTGTCCATGGACGCTGCTGGAACCTGGACTCGCCTGGAGAGGATCGACACTCTGCGGATGCCCCTGGACCAGTTCTTCACTCCTCAGCCAGACCCTGATGACGACTCTGCTGGCCTCTTGGAAATCGACTGGTATCCTGGTGATGACTCTCCTGGTCCTGATCCTGACGCTGATGGATTCGGCGCTGATGGTGACAACGCTGGATTCGACAACGCTGCTGATGCCGACGCTGGATTCGACGCTGCTGATGACGACACTGGATTCGACGCTGCTGATGACGATGCTGGATTCGACGCTGCTGATGACGACGCTGGATTCGACGCTGCTGATGACGATGCTGGATTCGATGCTGCTGATGACGACGCTGGATTCGACGCTGCCGATGACGGCGCTGCTGATGACGACGCTGCTGATGACGACGCTGGATTCGACGTTGCTGATGACGATGCTGGATTCGACGCTGCTGATGACAACGCTGGATTCGACGCTGCTGATGACGACGCTCGATTCGACACTGCTGATGACGACACTGGATTCGACGCTGCTGATGACGCCGTTGGATTCGACGCTGCTGATGACGACGCTCGATTCGACGCTGCTGATGACGACGCTGGATTCGACGCTGCTGATGACACCGTTGGATTCGACACTGGATTCAACGCTGCTGCTGATGCTACTGCTGACAACTCTACGGCCCCTGGATTTGACGATGCTGCTGGTTGCTCTGgtgctctctctgctgctgcctccATTGCTAGCCAGGTTCCCTCTGTGTA CTACCTCTTCCAGTCCACCGGTCTGGGGGACTTCCCCCTGAGGCTTGCTGGACTGAGGGACGCCTTCGCT GTCTTGCTTGAGCAGCCAGAGACAGCCAACTTCATCGCTGTGACAGGGTCCATGCTTCTGAAGAACTTGGCCGCCCTCAATGGAAAG GATGCTGGGGCAACTCAGCAGGCCTTTGACGAGGTGGTGGCCTTCGCCCAGACACAGACTCCCACCATCACCACTGAGCTCCTGGAGGTTGGG TCTAAGATGATGTAA